The DNA window GCTGTGTTTTCTCAAGAACCTTTTTCTTTTTTAGATTAAATATGCCTTTGTTGATAATACTTAAAAGAATCTTTTCTGATTTAGGTACACCAAAGACTACATCATTCTCATAGATAGGTGGATCTACAATCTTTACATAATCCTTTGCCTGCATTTCATCTATAAAATAGCTAATAACGGGTTCATCTCCAACTACTGCATCTACTTTTCCCTTTAATAATTCCTCTACCGCATGATGGATATCATGAGTATATGTATAACTAATCCCTACTACATTTTTATTTAAATACTCAATAGCATAATCGCCCTTAGGAACTGCTACATTTTTCCCCTTAAGATCTTGTTGATGCTTTATTTCTTCATTCTTATTAGAGACCAATATAACTCCCCTAAGGCTATATATAGGATCAGAAAACAGATATTTTCTTCCTCTTTGCTCACTTGGAAACATATCACAAATGTCTGTTTCTCCTTTTTCTAGACTACTTAAAGCTTCTCTCCAAACCAATGGTTTAAGCTTGATTTCTGCTCCTAATTCAATAGATAGAGCATTCACATAATCAATTGTAATTCCTTTATATTGACCATTCTCATTATCTACATATCTTAAGGGAGGTGCATTTCTATCAGCAGCAAATATAATTGGTTTATGCTTTTTTAGCCAATTTTCTTCTCTGATTGTTAACTCTCTAGAATTTTTAATATATTCAATAAAACTTATATCATATTTATTATCAACAAATTGATTCATAAAGACTGTTATCAAAAAAATGAAGATTAGATATATATATAAATGTTTTTGCTTCATATCGATACATAATTCTCCTTTTAATCCTTTTGTTTACAATTTCATTATATCAGTATTTTTATAAAATTGACATATTTCGCGTTATTCTTTATTTTATCTATATAAAATAAGCAGGTCCAATTTCATTTTTCTATTCTACATAAAAAAGAGACTATCTCATTATTTTAAGACAGCCTCTTTTGGATAATAAAGAACACTTTTTATAATAATGCAAAAGCCAACAAACTCACAATAATCAAAGTAATAATAGTTCTTTCAAGCCATATGAGTAATATATCTACAACACTAATAGGAATATCCGTAGACAATATACACGGTATAGAAGCTGAGAAAAACAATATAGAAGATACACAAACCACACCAATAATAAATTTTGTAATCAGTGGTGCACCTACCACCAATAGAGCTGGCAAGAACATTTCTGCAATCCCAACAGCAGCAGCTTTTGCAGCAAGCATAGCTTCTGGAATATGAAGAATACTTGTAAATGGATAGAATATATATCCTATTACATCAAATACAGGAGTATATTTGGCTAAAACTAATCCTATAAGACCTACAGACATAATAGAAGGCAAAATGCCCATAGCCATAATTAATCCATCTTTTAAATTAGTTCCTATATTTTCTCCAACACTTAAAGACTTTTCTGCAGCCTTAATACCTTCTTTCCATGCATGTTTAAAAAGATTTCCTTTATATTCAGGTTCTGGAATTCCCTCTCCAGTCATATAGGTTTCACTCTTTTTACTTAAAGGTCTAATTCTCACTGTTATAGCTGTAACTAAGAAAGTAACAATTAACGTAGTCCAAAAATATGTGTTCCACATTTCCATAAGTCCTAATGTTTTTGCTACAATAATCATAAAGGTTGCAGATACTGTAGAAAAACCAGTGGCAATAATAGCTGCTTCTTTTACTGTATACTTCCCTTCTTTATAAACTTTATTGGTAATCAAAAGACCTATAGAATAGCTTCCTACAAAAGATGCTACTGCATCAATTGCTGATCTACCTGGTGTTTTAAAAATAGGTTTCATAACTGGCTTCATTAATACACCTATAAACTCTAAAAGACCATATCCTACTAAAAATGCTAAAAATATGGACCCTATAGGTACAATAAGACCTACTGGAATTACCAGCTTAGAGAATAAAAATGGACCCATATCCTTTTCAAATAGCCATGCAGGACCAACATTAAAATAGACCAATCCAGCAACAATAAGTCCTAGTATCTTTAAAAGTGAAAATACCCTATCTACAGGATTTTTATTCCATGTTTTTTTTATAAATGGCCGTATACTTCCAATCAATATAATCACTAGTGCATAAATAGCTGCTAAAGCTGGCATTCCTGTCTTTATACCTGATACAATATGATCCAAAGGAATAGTAGCTTTTCCTCCTATATCAATAGGGATAAAAAACATAAAAATACCAATTGCACTAAAAAGAATAAATTTTAAAATACTACTACTGTCAAAATCTTTCTTTTCATTTATTTGTCCAGTATTCATCCTAACCCCTCCTATTTATAAATTATTAATGGATAAATCATCCATCATTTTAATTATATAACATTTTTGAAATTTATGAAAATTTTATATTTTTAGTTTTTTTGTTTTCATTTGATAATTATTTCCTTCTTTTATAGAAATTCTTGAAAATTATATTTCATATTACAGTAAATTCCCACAAAAAAACACCACCCCTATACGACTCCGGCAGTGTTTGTAATTTATATAGTTATCAACTATTTCTTCTTAATACCTCTAGTATTTCTATCTCATAAGGCTCTTTTAATTGTCTTAAATATTCTATTCCTTTGTCACAATACTCCTTAATATCCAAACTTAAATCATCTTTAAATATTTCTCTAATCTTCTTATTTTCTTTCATCCGTACTTTTATTTCTGCTTTTACTCGATACAAGAGTCCTAACTCATAAGGGCTTTTCAACTGCTTAGCATATTGTTGGGCCCTTTTACAATATTGTAATGCATTCTTATAATTTCCTTTTTTAATTAAAAGTAATGCCATATATCCTTCAGCTGTTGACCTTCCCCATAATACATTCAATTCATTATATAGAAGAATCGCCTTTTCTAAATAAGTTTTTGCTAAATCATCATCTCCCATATCAAAGGCTGCTTGACCTGCATTAGTATAAAAAATTGTAAGACCTCGAATGACTTTTTTCTCCATACATATTTTCACAGCACGTTCATAATATTTAAGAGCGCTCATAAATTTCATATTCCGCCTTCTTATTTCTCCAATATAATTATATCCAGCTGCCATATTTAATGTATATTTATCTTCATATTCATTGACCTGCTCAAAAATGCGAATGGATTCTTTTAGAATTTTTTCAGCATCCTTATAATCTCCGTCCATTATTTTTTGTAATCCTTGTAGTCTTAACATAATTCCTGTATCCTTTTGGTAATTACATTTTTTTGCTAAATCCAAGCCTAATTCAACATATTTTTTCATCCACTTTACATTGTGTATTTGAATACCATAGTAAATCATTTGTCTATACCCCTTTAGGGCATAATCTAGATCGTCAATTTTAATTGATAAATCAATCATATTCTCAATATCTTTTATACCTTTATCATATTCTCCTTCTCTTATAAAGAATCTCCCTCTCATATGCCAAAAACCTATCTGAAGCCTTTTTATTTCTTCTGAATAAAATTCTTTCTCTCGTACCTTCGTAAGATTTTTTTCTATGTCTTTTAATTGTTTCATGGCTTCTTCTTGACTTAAATAGCTTGGATATTCCTCTTCAATATTTCCATCTTTTAAAACTGGAAATAATTCATGCCCAAAGTTAAAATATACATCTAAATTTTTCATCCAATATTTTAAAACTAAAATAGGATTCATTCCATTTTCAAAGTGATAAATCAATTTTGAATAAAGAAATCTATCTCTTTTGTCATGATGTAGCTTTCTTTCAAAAATCAATCCAATTTCATTATGCAGTATTTTACGTTTTGCACTAGATTGCTGCATATAAATATACTCCCTAAACTTTTGATGGGTAAAAGCAAAACTTATTTCATCACTGCTACTAACATCTTTTAAAATACCTCTTTTTTGAAGTTCTTCAATAATATCCATAATCTCTAATATATTCTTTGAAGTTAAATTTTTTAACATATCTAAACTTACTTTGTCAAAAAACAGTGAAGTAATATTTAAAAGTTTTCTTCCTTCTTTTGAAATATCTAAAAATCTACTTTTTAATATATCTTGGGTTTTATCAGTCATTTCTGTTATAGATCCTTTTTCTTTTATACCATTAATCATCTCTGTCAAAAAAAAGGCATTTCCTTCTGTTTCCTTATAGATTCTTTCATAAAGCTTTTCATTTCCAGAAATTTCTGGGAAACTCATTTGAATAAACTCTTCTACCTCATATTTTGAAAAAGGAGTAAGGTCAATTTTTTGAAGCTTGTTATGTTTAACAGAAGAAATCATAAATTTATTTAGCTTTTCTGAATACCCATTTCTACAAGTACAAATAATAAAGATCCGACTCATCTTTTGATGTAATAAGATACTATTAATCAATGCTAAACTCGTTTCATCCATCCACTGAATATCCTCAAAAACTAACAGGATTTTTCGTTTTGCTGCTACTTTTTTAAGTACTGACACCATTGTCTCTTCAATTACCTGATGCTGTAACCAATCCGTTTTTTCTACTGGGTTTATATTACATTCTTCATTTTCTATAGCAAAACCTGGAAATACATGACTAATCAAGTTTCTCCATAAAATAGGAATTTCTATACCCTCTTTCTTAATGAGCTCTACTAGATTGATAAAAATATCGTTCCAAGGTTTTAGTAGATACCCCTGCTCTGCCTGATAGCAATGAGCTTGTAATAAAATCTCTTCTTTATTAATGCTTTCTAAAAATTCATCTTTTAACTTTGTTTTTCCAACACCTGCTTCTCCTATAATTAAGAAGGACTTTGTTTCCTTATGATTTATAAATTTTTGATAACTTTGTTTTAGCATTCTTAGTTCATAAGTTCTTCCATAAAAGAAATCTGAGGACTTCTTTTTATTTATTTTCTTTGCATTTCGCATCATTATTATTTCATCAAAGATCTTCTTAATCTTAAGGTTTGGCTCTATTTGGAGTTCTTTTTGTAATATATTAGATAAACGATTGTATAAGTCTATTGCTTTATGAAAATCTCTACTATCAGCATAGGCCTTCATTAAAATCTCATATGGTTTTTCATTTAGTTCATCTGTTCTAATCCATTTTTTTGCATAAAAAATACGAGATGCTATATCATTTTTTGAAAAAGCATTTTTTATTTTTCCATTGATTTTTTGAATGTATAAATCCTTTAGGTACTCTGCATATTGTATCATCCAAGATTCAAAACCTTCTGCGTCTTTTACATGAAATCCCCTTAAAAATTCTCCTGTATATGCATGAATCCCATCATCTTCACCACTTAAAAAATCACATAAATCTGTATTGATTTGAATATCTGGATTAATCATTACAATAGATTTTTTAGGAGAAATAACAATATCCAAATCAAAGCTCTTTCTAATTTTATACATAGCTTGTCGTAGATTTTTCTTTGCAATTTTTTCTTCTACTTCTCCCCATAAAATATTTACTAGTGTATCTCGAGTAGCTTGTCCATAAATCAACAAATAATAAAACAAGCCTTCCGCCTTTTTAAATGGAAAGACAATCTGTTCTTCATTTTTATAAACTGTAGGTGTATCAAATAATTTCACACGTATTAGATCCATTTTTTCACCCTTATTTCCATTTATTAACTAACCTACTTTTATTATATCGAATTCCTTTAGCCATTTGCAAATTTTAAAAACTATTCTGAATAAATTCTATAGATTCATAGATTAGAGACATTTTGTTGACGAGAAAAATATACACTTATATAAAATGGGTTATAGGGGGATGACCATGGAAAAAAGAATGTTAAGTCCTAAAGAAATTGTAAAAACAACAATTGATATTGGCATACAAAAGACTAAATTATCTATGTTTCAAATGCTTATACTTGGAATACTAGCAGGAATATATATTGGTTTTGGCGCTCAAGGGGCTATCACAATCAGTCAAACCTTTGGATGTATTGATATGGGATTGTCAAAATTTTTATTGGCTGCTACTTTTCCCGTAGGATTAATGCTCGTTGTTATTTGTGGGGCTGAATTATTTACAGGAAATAACTTAATGTTTTTAGGTGTATTAAATAGAAAATATACCCTAATAAGGATGCTAAAAAATTGGATCATTGTTTATATTGGAAACTTCATTGGTTCTATCATACTTGCATTCATTATGGTAAATACAGGATTAATGAATAGTGCAGTAAAAGAAAAAGCCATGGCCATCGCTATTGGAAAATTAAACGTTCCTATGGGATCATTAATACTTAGAGCCATACTATGCAATATACTTGTAGTCTTAGCTGTATGGATGGCAACAGGTGCAAAGGATATCATTAGCAAAATATTTGCTTGTTGGTTTCCTATTATGCTGTTTGTGTTATCTGGATATGAACATAGTATCGCAAATATGTATTTTATCCCTATTGGAAAGTTTTTAGGAGCTACTATTAGTTGGTCAAAAATATGGATGTACAATATTATACCTGTAACCATTGGAAACATCATTGGTGGTGGAATGATTGTCCCTATATTTTATTATTTAGCTTATGTAGAATCAAAAAATACATCAAAATCTAAATCATCCCTTATTTGAATTTAAATATACATATATAAAAACATCTCATAATTTATGTAACACATGTCCTCCAATCTGCATACTTTGTATTAGGACAAAAGAAAATAATTGAAAACAATATGAATATAAAGGAGGTTTACCCTTATGGCTGATGCTCAATGTGGCGGAATCGGTGGTATCTTTGGTGGATGTGATAGTAGTTTACTATTCTTCTTCTTGTTATTAGTAGTAATATTCTGTAACTGTGGTGCCTTTGGTGGCTATGGTCGTTGCTAATTATTAAAAAGAATTGGGAACTCATTCCCAATTCTTAATACATACTGCTATTTCATCTATCAGCCATTTGTTGCAGTGCCTTCTTTTGTGACCAGGAGCA is part of the Crassaminicella profunda genome and encodes:
- a CDS encoding YjiH family protein, with the protein product MNTGQINEKKDFDSSSILKFILFSAIGIFMFFIPIDIGGKATIPLDHIVSGIKTGMPALAAIYALVIILIGSIRPFIKKTWNKNPVDRVFSLLKILGLIVAGLVYFNVGPAWLFEKDMGPFLFSKLVIPVGLIVPIGSIFLAFLVGYGLLEFIGVLMKPVMKPIFKTPGRSAIDAVASFVGSYSIGLLITNKVYKEGKYTVKEAAIIATGFSTVSATFMIIVAKTLGLMEMWNTYFWTTLIVTFLVTAITVRIRPLSKKSETYMTGEGIPEPEYKGNLFKHAWKEGIKAAEKSLSVGENIGTNLKDGLIMAMGILPSIMSVGLIGLVLAKYTPVFDVIGYIFYPFTSILHIPEAMLAAKAAAVGIAEMFLPALLVVGAPLITKFIIGVVCVSSILFFSASIPCILSTDIPISVVDILLIWLERTIITLIIVSLLAFALL
- a CDS encoding AAA family ATPase, with protein sequence MDLIRVKLFDTPTVYKNEEQIVFPFKKAEGLFYYLLIYGQATRDTLVNILWGEVEEKIAKKNLRQAMYKIRKSFDLDIVISPKKSIVMINPDIQINTDLCDFLSGEDDGIHAYTGEFLRGFHVKDAEGFESWMIQYAEYLKDLYIQKINGKIKNAFSKNDIASRIFYAKKWIRTDELNEKPYEILMKAYADSRDFHKAIDLYNRLSNILQKELQIEPNLKIKKIFDEIIMMRNAKKINKKKSSDFFYGRTYELRMLKQSYQKFINHKETKSFLIIGEAGVGKTKLKDEFLESINKEEILLQAHCYQAEQGYLLKPWNDIFINLVELIKKEGIEIPILWRNLISHVFPGFAIENEECNINPVEKTDWLQHQVIEETMVSVLKKVAAKRKILLVFEDIQWMDETSLALINSILLHQKMSRIFIICTCRNGYSEKLNKFMISSVKHNKLQKIDLTPFSKYEVEEFIQMSFPEISGNEKLYERIYKETEGNAFFLTEMINGIKEKGSITEMTDKTQDILKSRFLDISKEGRKLLNITSLFFDKVSLDMLKNLTSKNILEIMDIIEELQKRGILKDVSSSDEISFAFTHQKFREYIYMQQSSAKRKILHNEIGLIFERKLHHDKRDRFLYSKLIYHFENGMNPILVLKYWMKNLDVYFNFGHELFPVLKDGNIEEEYPSYLSQEEAMKQLKDIEKNLTKVREKEFYSEEIKRLQIGFWHMRGRFFIREGEYDKGIKDIENMIDLSIKIDDLDYALKGYRQMIYYGIQIHNVKWMKKYVELGLDLAKKCNYQKDTGIMLRLQGLQKIMDGDYKDAEKILKESIRIFEQVNEYEDKYTLNMAAGYNYIGEIRRRNMKFMSALKYYERAVKICMEKKVIRGLTIFYTNAGQAAFDMGDDDLAKTYLEKAILLYNELNVLWGRSTAEGYMALLLIKKGNYKNALQYCKRAQQYAKQLKSPYELGLLYRVKAEIKVRMKENKKIREIFKDDLSLDIKEYCDKGIEYLRQLKEPYEIEILEVLRRNS
- a CDS encoding formate/nitrite transporter family protein, producing MEKRMLSPKEIVKTTIDIGIQKTKLSMFQMLILGILAGIYIGFGAQGAITISQTFGCIDMGLSKFLLAATFPVGLMLVVICGAELFTGNNLMFLGVLNRKYTLIRMLKNWIIVYIGNFIGSIILAFIMVNTGLMNSAVKEKAMAIAIGKLNVPMGSLILRAILCNILVVLAVWMATGAKDIISKIFACWFPIMLFVLSGYEHSIANMYFIPIGKFLGATISWSKIWMYNIIPVTIGNIIGGGMIVPIFYYLAYVESKNTSKSKSSLI